In Acidianus brierleyi, one genomic interval encodes:
- a CDS encoding universal stress protein: MFSHIVIAYDGSSHAKRALDIAIDLASKYSSKLDIVEVVDSTVFSGAGVAPIPADVIESVYNKAKSDIEEAKKLASQKGVNAEGVVLEGDPANAILDYVSKNNADLIITGSRGLSTFKRMLLGSVSTRLVQEAKIPVIVVK; the protein is encoded by the coding sequence ATGTTTAGCCATATAGTAATTGCGTATGATGGTTCAAGTCATGCTAAAAGAGCTTTAGATATAGCCATAGATTTAGCATCTAAATATTCTTCTAAATTAGATATAGTTGAAGTAGTTGATTCTACAGTTTTTTCTGGAGCAGGAGTAGCCCCAATACCTGCAGATGTAATTGAATCAGTCTATAATAAGGCAAAATCAGATATAGAAGAAGCAAAAAAATTAGCTTCCCAAAAAGGAGTTAACGCTGAGGGTGTGGTATTAGAGGGAGATCCCGCGAATGCCATATTAGATTATGTCTCAAAAAATAACGCAGATCTTATAATAACTGGAAGTAGAGGTTTATCGACCTTTAAAAGGATGCTATTAGGTAGCGTATCTACTAGATTAGTTCAAGAAGCTAAAATACCCGTAATAGTTGTAAAATAA